TTATAAGGAATATTTTAAAAGTCTCGGTGTTGAGGTTCAATTGCATATACCTGACAGGATGACGGAGGGGTATAGCCTGAACGAAGCGGCCATGCACAAGGCAAACAGTGATAGGTGTACTCTGATTATTACTGCCGATTGCGGGACTTCATCAATAGCCCCTGTCAAGCTCGCACAGGGCCTTGGGATTGATGTGATTGTGACAGACCACCATGAGCCGCCTGAGGTTATGCCTGAAGCGTATGCCTTATTAAACCCGAACAGGCATGACTCAACATATCCTTTCAAGGGATTAACAGGAGTCGGTGTAGCCTTTAAATTGATTCAGGCTATTTCACATACAATAGCTGTCAAAAGCAATCCCACTTCTGACTTCTGTCATCTTACTTCAAACATTGATATATTTTCTCTTCTTGACCTTGTTGCCCTCGGTACTATTGCTGATGTAGCGCCGCTTACAGGAGAAAACAGATACTTTGTTAAAGAGGGACTGAGGCTCCTTACAGAAGCGAAAAGGATTGGAGTCGCTGCACTTAAAGAGGTTTCAGGGATTGCCGGCGGGGAGGTGAATGTCGGGACTGTGGGGTTTATGCTTGCACCGAGGATCAATGCCTCCGGCAGGCTTGCAAGGGCTGATTCAGCAGTAAGACTCCTTTCATCTGAAGACATGGGGGAGGCGCTGGTTATTGCAGGCCATCTGGATAGGACAAATCAGGAGAGGCAAAAGATTGAGACTAAGATTAAGAATGAGGTCAGAGAACTTGTACTCAAAGGAGGAGATATTGAAGGGAAAAAGGTAATTGTGCTGGCATCAAAAGAATGGCATCAGGGGGTGATAGGGATTGTGGCCTCCAAGATTGTGGATGAATTTTACCGGCCATGTATACTTATTCACCTTGATGAGGATGGTACAGGCAAGGGGTCAGCAAGGAGCATCCCCGGTTTCAATATATTTGAGGGACTTGAGGGCTGTAAAGACCTGCTTGACCGCTTCGGCGGGCACAAGTATGCGGCAGGCCTGAGTATTCAGGAATCCAATATACCGCTCCTGAGGGAGAGGCTGTCATTTCTGATTTCAGA
The window above is part of the Nitrospirota bacterium genome. Proteins encoded here:
- the recJ gene encoding single-stranded-DNA-specific exonuclease RecJ; amino-acid sequence: MQKRWVIVDRDVELEGHLSRELNINVLTSRILINRGVRDVKSGKEFLNISSANLLDPFLINDMDKAVRRIIKAIQTKERILIFGDYDVDGVTASTLYKEYFKSLGVEVQLHIPDRMTEGYSLNEAAMHKANSDRCTLIITADCGTSSIAPVKLAQGLGIDVIVTDHHEPPEVMPEAYALLNPNRHDSTYPFKGLTGVGVAFKLIQAISHTIAVKSNPTSDFCHLTSNIDIFSLLDLVALGTIADVAPLTGENRYFVKEGLRLLTEAKRIGVAALKEVSGIAGGEVNVGTVGFMLAPRINASGRLARADSAVRLLSSEDMGEALVIAGHLDRTNQERQKIETKIKNEVRELVLKGGDIEGKKVIVLASKEWHQGVIGIVASKIVDEFYRPCILIHLDEDGTGKGSARSIPGFNIFEGLEGCKDLLDRFGGHKYAAGLSIQESNIPLLRERLSFLISEKLKEQDFIPVIKMDAEIGLEDINFPLLKEMTLLRPYGVSNPEPVICTKGLSIMEPRVVGKDHLKIKLKKGKTFLDGIGFSMASAYNNLIKSSDNFDVAYTPELNLYKGTYGIQLRLKDVKQGEQGQEEA